Proteins from a genomic interval of Sparus aurata chromosome 21, fSpaAur1.1, whole genome shotgun sequence:
- the LOC115573069 gene encoding KN motif and ankyrin repeat domain-containing protein 2-like, whose product MMERQNGNILPHIATENGVKGKPPYSVETPYGFQLDLDFLKYVDDIEKGNTIKRVPIQRRSKGPRASTLPRHLNPSGCGYRQNAWGSTGALAPRSRLSDAHHHGYTSWANDHRSPLSPTGLKTLNEMEARIKEFDEQPLGEHIRPHLLRASSLPLTVLLRQGSESTDDPGSLRSSRDHLGGRNISCEDVFCSPESPRPQDCSELLRRLREALERVGELELEMRVIPELKAQICILQEERERLRLGLNPHIPPTPSMNGSADPYTSSHFSTVDIKRPRHESHIMFPRNHHQEDSNLTHEWRTSTDLDELLTVTSLQAKVAVLEQKLHETGQELQRALGLLREQQEESRNKDGKIENLIRNPGVWVRAERVVVDQDGDETVVRSIEPYDKASRSSNAFITAMTVTTNGQKSQKESSDDGKDTAAVVHHIKKIKRLLDQQWECLCSGHQSGEDSKNLKHPDPKVTSLQQEMMGLVDVLASYYTQHGHSDGYRLQPADGWAWTSKSPHSEGVDDGCKSSRNLVGQGEQKESTRREMAAAQVDADPEKRGMEGERQTSPDGQMISVGAGSGWTDGGVASVEAPAQEKTAKTKPQPPGEQMEGSSGSETTTGGRETMSADFMAACQFLKDHMDNMDNPNGDMRKALVVLFQHWFSVAAEETSEASRLAVYLREVKKSTPSLLAFLVNMADDNGNTVLHYSVSHCNYGIVSLLLDTGVSDVNIQNKAGYTAVMLACLTAPDGPGGMEVVRKLMELGNIHLRSSQTGQTALHLAVRHGRVVMVRLLLSCGADANIQDSQGTTALMFASERGHTHIARLLLERSQCDLTLTDKRGRTALSIALQGSHTDTAALLQAHAKARALDWKTGKESADI is encoded by the exons ATGATGGAAAGACAAAACG GGAATATCTTGCCTCATATCGCAACAGAGAATGGAGTTAAAGGGAAGCCCCCTTACTCAGTGGAAACCCCGTATGGCTTTCAACTTGACCTGGACTTCCTTAAATATGTCGATGACATAGAGAAAGGAAACACAATCAAAAGAGTCCCCATCCAGCGTCGTAGCAAGGGCCCTCGGGCAAGCACTCTCCCCAGGCACCTCAACCCGTCTGGGTGTGGCTACCGCCAGAATGCCTGGGGGTCTACTGGAGCGCTTGCCCCGAGGTCCCGACTCTCAGATGCCCACCATCATGGCTACACTTCCTGGGCAAATGATCACAGGTCGCCCCTCTCTCCTACAGGGCTCAAAACGCTAAATGAGATGGAGGCCAGAATCAAGGAGTTTGATGAGCAACCTCTAGGTGAGCACATCAGACCTCATCTCCTCCGTGCCTCCAGTCTGCCTCTCACAGTCCTGCTGAGACAGGGATCAGAGTCCACCGACGACCCTGGCAGCCTCCGAAGTTCGAGGGATCACCTTGGAGGAAGAAACATCTCCTGCGAGGACGTCTTTTGCTCCCCAGAGAGCCCTCGGCCCCAGGACTGCTCGGAGCTGTTGAGGCGCCTGAGAGAGGCCCTAGAACGTGTGggggagctggagctggagatgAGGGTGATTCCAGAGCTGAAGGCGCAGATCTGCATCCTccaggaggaaagagaaaggcTCCGTCTGGGCCTGAATCCACATATCCCACCTACACCCTCAATGAACGGATCTGCAGACCCTTACACCTCATCCCACTTCAGCACAGTGGACATCAAACGGCCTCGGCATGAAAGTCATATCATGTTTCCAAGAAATCACCATCAAGAGGACTCTAATCTGACACATGAGTGGAGGACTAGTACAGATCTCGATGAGCTGCTGACGGTGACTTCCCTGCAGGCTAAAGTTGCTGTGCTGGAGCAGAAGCTCCATGAGACTGGTCAGGAGCTCCAGAGGGCCTTGGGGCTGCTgagggagcagcaggaggagagcagaAATAAAGACGGAAAGATTGAGAACCTTATCAGGAATCCTGGTGTGTGGGTTCGGGCAGAGAGGGTGGTGGTGGACCAGGACGGAGATGAGACAGTGGTGAGATCCATTGAACCATACGATAAAGCGTCAAGAAGTTCAAATGCATTCATCACTGCAATGACTGTTACCACAAATGggcaaaaaagtcaaaaagagTCTTCAGACGACGGTAAAGATACAGCAGCGGTCGTGCATCACATCAAGAAGATCAAGAGGCTGCTGGATCAGCAGTGGGAGTGTCTGTGTTCAGGCCATCAGTCAGGAGAGGACAGTAAAAATCTAAAGCACCCAGACCCAAAGGTcacctctctgcagcaggagatGATGGGACTTGTTGATGTCCTCGCCTCTTACTACACACAGCATGGACACAGTGATGGATACAGGCTTCAACCTGCAG ACGGATGGGCCTGGACGTCAAAGAGCCCTCATTCTGAGGGTGTTGATGATGG ttgcaaaAGTAGCAGGAATCTGGTCGGACAGGGGGAGCAGAAGGAGAGCACCCGGAGGGAGATGGCTGCTGCCCAGGTGGATGCAGACCCGGagaagagagggatggagggagagaggcaaACGAGCCCAGACGGACAGATGATATCGGTAGGAGCGGGATCAGGGTGGACAGATGGAGGCGTAGCGTCTGTGGAAGCTCCGGCTCAGGAGAAAACGGCCAAGACGAAACCACAGCCCCCAGGAGAACAGATGGAGGGCAGCTCTGGCTCAGAAACAACCACCGGAGGCCG GGAGACAATGAGCGCAGATTTTATGGCTGCTTGTCAGTTCCTTAAAGACCACATGGACAACATGGATAACCCTAATGGGGACATG AGGAAGGCCCTGGTCGTGTTGTTTCAGCACTGGTTCAGCGTGGCAGCAGAGGAGACGTCAGAGGCCAGCAGGTTAGCCGTGTACCTGAGAGAAGTGAAGAAGAGCACACCCTCACTGCTGGCCTTCCTGGTCAACATGGCCGACGACAACGGCAACACAGTGCTGCACTACAGCGTGTCGCACTGCAACTACGGCATCGTCAGCCTGCTACTGGACACAG GTGTGAGTGATGTGAACATTCAGAACAAGGCTGGTTACACAGCAGTGATGCTGGCCTGTCTGACAGCGCCCGATGGCCCAGGTGGCATGGAGGTGGTCCGCAAGCTAATGGAGCTGGGCAACATTCACCTTCGCTCCAGCCAG ACGGGCCAAACAGCCCTGCACTTGGCAGTGAGACACGGGCGAGTTGTGATGGTTCGCCTGCTGCTGAGCTGTGGAGCGGACGCAAACATCCAGGACAGCCAGGGAACCACAGCCCTGATGTTCGCGTCCGAGAGGGGCCACACACACATCGcgaggctgctgctggagaggagCCAGTGTGACCTCACCCTGACTGACAAG CGTGGTCGAACTGCACTCTCTATCGCCCTGCAAGGTTCCCACACGGATACAGCCGCCCTCCTGCAGGCTCACGCCAAAGCTCGGGCTTTGGACTGGAAAACTGGGAAAGAATCTGCAGACATATGA